A stretch of Chloracidobacterium sp. DNA encodes these proteins:
- a CDS encoding XRE family transcriptional regulator, with product MKPKAKTTESEALELKRRVGENLELLRRQRGLSLERLAARAGVSRAMLGQIEAGESAPTIAVLWKIARGLGVRFADLLGDEPEQAVVILPQASSKVLRSQDGRFESRALFPFDRERRAEFYELRLKVGCVEQAEPHPEGTYENLVVQQGCLELTIGDRPPVRLPAGDAVYFRADVPHVYANPGEEEVLAYLVMTYAGSRL from the coding sequence GTGAAACCAAAGGCGAAGACGACTGAATCAGAAGCGCTTGAGTTGAAGCGGCGGGTGGGTGAGAACTTAGAGCTGCTGCGCCGCCAACGTGGGCTAAGCCTTGAACGACTTGCTGCGCGGGCCGGGGTGAGCCGGGCAATGCTAGGCCAGATTGAGGCTGGCGAAAGCGCCCCAACTATCGCCGTATTATGGAAGATTGCGCGTGGATTGGGTGTCCGGTTCGCCGACCTGCTGGGCGATGAGCCGGAGCAGGCGGTCGTCATCCTACCGCAGGCGTCGTCCAAGGTGCTGCGGTCGCAGGATGGACGCTTTGAAAGCCGCGCCTTGTTTCCCTTTGACCGGGAGCGACGAGCGGAGTTTTACGAACTGCGGTTGAAAGTAGGCTGCGTCGAACAGGCAGAGCCGCACCCCGAAGGTACGTACGAAAATCTGGTCGTGCAGCAGGGCTGCTTGGAACTGACGATTGGCGACCGTCCTCCGGTGAGACTTCCCGCCGGCGACGCCGTGTACTTCCGCGCCGACGTGCCGCACGTGTATGCCAATCCGGGCGAAGAGGAAGTGCTGGCGTATCTTGTCATGACGTACGCCGGCTCGCGTCTGTAG